TTAGCGGCGTTGTTCCAAATTCGGAGTTGGTTGTTGTGAAATTAAAAGAAGCCAAGTCAAATCTTAAAATGATTTATTCTGTTCCGGAAGACAAACTATGTTATCAGGAATCAGATATTGTTCTTGGAGTACGCTATTTAATTTCTGTAGGTCAGCGCTTAAAACGTCCTCTTGTAATATGCATCGCTCTAGGCAGCAGCCAAGGAAGCCACGATGGCAGGGGCGTTTTAAGCACCTACCTAGAGAGCCTGGTTCAACATCCTGATGTGGATGTTTGCATATCAGCAGGAAACCAGGGAAACAGCGGCAGGCACTATTTTAACAGAACCATATCAGCGCCCCACTTTAATGATTTCCAGTTGAATATTGCAGGAAGTGACAAGCAGTTTTCTATGGAAATCTGGGCACACATTCCAGGACGGCTATCTATTGAAATTTCCGCACCTGACCGGGAAAAGGTCACGTCGATCAATCCTTCCTTCAATGATTGCCATAAGTATGTTTTCCAGAACAGCCAGAGCATCTTATGGGTGAATAATATGATTTTTGAAAGGGAAAGCGGCGACCAGCTGATATTATTGCGGTTTGAGAATCCCCTTCCCGGTATTTGGTACTTCCGTGTCCAAAACATAGAAAATGAACCTTTTACTATTAATTCCTGGCTCCCCAGCGGAGACTTGATATCAGATGGGACCTTTTTTTTAAATTCCGATCCGGATATCACCATAACCGCTCCCGGAAACTCCAAACGTACCTTAACCGCTGCCGCCTATAATCAGATAACCTCTAATATCTTAGATGAATCAGGAAGAGGTTTCACAAGAAGCGGCTATGTCAAACCTGATATTGCAGCTCCAGGCTATCAGATACCTTGTGCGGTTTCTGAAAATCAATACGGGACCTTAACAGGCGCCGGCGCTTCAGCAGCCATTGCAGCGGGTGCAGCTGCCATCATCTTTGAATGGACTCAGAACAAAGGTAACTTTACTTATATTACAGGCGAACAAGTCAACCGTATAATAATAAGAGGAGCGCAACGAAATCCTGCCTACAGCTATCCCAACAATATATGGGGGTTTGGGCAATTGGATGTAAACCGTGTATTCGGACTATTTTCCTCGATCATGTAATTTACAGATCTGGCGTCCCGGTTTTCTATTCCTTTAATCTTCCTGTACTGTTTCAGGCTGTACAGGAAGTTCGCTTGTACAATTTGGGCAGCGGGTAGCGTTAACATTGATACGGGTAAAGCAATATGGGCACTCCTTGTCCGTAGAAGCTGCCGGTTCCGCCTGCTGCTTTTTTCCCCGTAGAGTATTAATCACTTTTATCATCATGAAAATAACAGATGCCATAATTAAAAAGTTGATTACTGCCGTGATAAAGGAACCATAAGCAAATACCGGACCAAGTTCTTGTGCAGCTGAAAGTGTGGAAACATCCGCACCAGCCGGAGCAGCATATAGAGGAACAAATTTATTGGAGAAGTCCACTCCTCCGGTAATCACTCCGATCAAAGGAGATATAATATCCTTTACCAGGGAATTGACGATCGTCTGAAAAGCAGCACCGATAATCACACCAACTGCCAGGTCAACCACATTCCCGCGTAAAACAAATTCTTTAAACTCAGCTATAATACCTTTTTTATTTCCCATAGACATGCATCCTCTCTTACAGATTTATGAAACCTATTGGTTGACTTTGGAATTATCATATCATGAAAAAGCAGATTCTGCAATTCATGATACTAAAACTACCGGTTGGATGAATATAAAAAAGCGGGTCCGGAATACCGGATACCCGCTCATCTTGCTATCAGCCTCGCCTATCTTTTGCCCCTGCAGCATGGATCGTTGCAGCCATCTTTGAAACCTTCACAATATGCTTCCCTTTTTGCTTCAGCACAAGGATCAACATTACAATTGTTACGGCATCTATTATTACAGCAATTATTCCGGTTGTTGCAAGTATTGTTACAGTTGCAGCCACCAGACCAAGAATTAGAACATCCCATATCATATACCTCATTTCATTATGATACTATATTGTATGGGGCGACCAGACAAGATGTGAATCATACGAATAAATTCGGATTCTCTCAATTATAATTCCCTGATAATATTGATTTTACGGCATTCTCAATTTCCTCATAACCGGTACATCTGCATAGATTAGATTGTAACCATTCCTCTATGGTTTGATCATCCGCACCTGGCTTGTGTATGGCCAGTGCGTGGCAAACCATCAGGAACCCGGAAGTACAATAACCGCACTGAAACCCCCAGTTTCTAATAAATGCATCTTGTATCGGAGCGTTCTTAAGCCCTTCCACGGTGGTGATCCTATGACCGACCGCCTCCACCGCCAGCATCAGGCAGGATTTGACCGGCATGTCGTCAATCAATACCGTGCAGGCGCCGCAATCTCCGTTCTCACAGCCGCTTTTGGCTCCGGTTAATGACAACTCCTCACGAAGAACATGAAGCAGAGTATAGGCTGGCTTAACCATAACGGCTTTATTTTCACCATTTACATTAAGAACTATAATACTATTACCTGATAAATGCATACAATCCCTCAATTCCTGATAGGATCAGCCGATCTTTTCAAAATTATGAAACATATCCTGAAGCATGTTTTCTAATACGAATTCTCTATACTCCCTGCTTCCTGACAAATCGCCTTTACAATCACTATGGGCTAAATTTATAATTTTTTTGATCTTCTGTTCCATGTTGTATAATTTATGATTAATGATCCTTTCGGATAAAATAATTGGATAATCGCCATATCCGGTAATCGCCGTTTTTATGGCCTTATTGTTTTTCGATGCCACCATGGTGATCAATGGATAATCTATTATCTCCTGCTTTGTCCTTTTTACATGATTGTAAGGGTAACTCAAATCATTTTCTTCGATCAATATGGATACCAGAAATTCCCCCTTTCTAAGCTGCAGCTTTCCATTGAATGCCTTTGAAAAAGGCAATTCGGCCAAACCGCTCCGTGTCATTACCTGCAGGGTGCAATCACTTATCATTAACGGTAAGGCTGCCTCACGGTACTTAATTGTGCCGGCAAGATTGCCGCCTATGGTGATCTTCCCCTGAATCGTATGATCTGCAATTCTTTTTATGGTTTTGGACAATAAGGGATATGCATTGTATTCCGCAATGTTTGTAAGGGTTTGTGCGGCTCCAATCCTCAATTTCCCGCCGCTCACCTCAAGCTGGCTGCATTCGGGTATTCCCTTTAAATCAATGACCGAATCAAATTCTATCCCCCCTACCCTGGCCATACTGATAATTTCTGTTCCTCCCCCATAATAAAGAGGTTTTTTATTATTAAGAAGCAAGTCTTGATAGTACTTAAATGCTTCATCCATGCTTTCTGGTTTATAATAATCAAAATCAAAAGGAATCATAGTTTCATCCTTTCCCTCCATATGAATTCAGGTGTGATAGGAAGCCGGTTTACATCAATATGAGCTGCCAATGATATAGCGTTAGCCAATGCGGCAGGTATTCCAATAATGCCGTGCTCTGCAATACCTCTGGCCCCAAAGGGCGCATCAATTTGAGGGGTTTCTACAAAATCAACCACATATTCCGGATTTTCACCATATCGGATCATTTTATAGGTGCGAAAGCTTGTATCTTCTACAATCCCCTCCTCATTATAGACAAAATCCTCACTGGTACCAAGTCCCAGTCCCATACACATACCGCCCATAACCACACCTCTTGCAGTCTTAGGATTTATGACCTTGCCCGCGTCAATCACAGTAACCGCTTTTAGCAGCCGGTAGGT
This genomic stretch from Lacrimispora sphenoides harbors:
- a CDS encoding S8 family peptidase, whose protein sequence is MEKILDNNYYDLIISNLLVPTYGVSDDVTLLNDRFSLLHITKNNMQPCDLGQNPYHAFPTLYTISAEVAPPTPGVVSVTPINDYTLYGQGVIIGIVDTGIDYRHPAFMNKDKTTRILSIWDQTIQAGPPPNGFTYGTEYTKAAINDALQYENPLSAVPSTDTIGHGTAIASIAAGSPETRNTFSGVVPNSELVVVKLKEAKSNLKMIYSVPEDKLCYQESDIVLGVRYLISVGQRLKRPLVICIALGSSQGSHDGRGVLSTYLESLVQHPDVDVCISAGNQGNSGRHYFNRTISAPHFNDFQLNIAGSDKQFSMEIWAHIPGRLSIEISAPDREKVTSINPSFNDCHKYVFQNSQSILWVNNMIFERESGDQLILLRFENPLPGIWYFRVQNIENEPFTINSWLPSGDLISDGTFFLNSDPDITITAPGNSKRTLTAAAYNQITSNILDESGRGFTRSGYVKPDIAAPGYQIPCAVSENQYGTLTGAGASAAIAAGAAAIIFEWTQNKGNFTYITGEQVNRIIIRGAQRNPAYSYPNNIWGFGQLDVNRVFGLFSSIM
- the mscL gene encoding large conductance mechanosensitive channel protein MscL, with the protein product MGNKKGIIAEFKEFVLRGNVVDLAVGVIIGAAFQTIVNSLVKDIISPLIGVITGGVDFSNKFVPLYAAPAGADVSTLSAAQELGPVFAYGSFITAVINFLIMASVIFMMIKVINTLRGKKQQAEPAASTDKECPYCFTRINVNATRCPNCTSELPVQPETVQED
- a CDS encoding (2Fe-2S)-binding protein; the protein is MHLSGNSIIVLNVNGENKAVMVKPAYTLLHVLREELSLTGAKSGCENGDCGACTVLIDDMPVKSCLMLAVEAVGHRITTVEGLKNAPIQDAFIRNWGFQCGYCTSGFLMVCHALAIHKPGADDQTIEEWLQSNLCRCTGYEEIENAVKSILSGNYN
- a CDS encoding FAD binding domain-containing protein, yielding MIPFDFDYYKPESMDEAFKYYQDLLLNNKKPLYYGGGTEIISMARVGGIEFDSVIDLKGIPECSQLEVSGGKLRIGAAQTLTNIAEYNAYPLLSKTIKRIADHTIQGKITIGGNLAGTIKYREAALPLMISDCTLQVMTRSGLAELPFSKAFNGKLQLRKGEFLVSILIEENDLSYPYNHVKRTKQEIIDYPLITMVASKNNKAIKTAITGYGDYPIILSERIINHKLYNMEQKIKKIINLAHSDCKGDLSGSREYREFVLENMLQDMFHNFEKIG